The window GGATATCGCCATGCCGATGAGCATGCCGACGACGACTCCGGCGACGGTACGGGCGCGGCGGGCGTACGGGAGGCTGTGGCCGTACAGCGCACAGAGCGAGCCGGCCATCGTGTACATCACGAGGTCGAGCCGGCCGAAGGCGAAGAGCGCAAGATTCGGTACGGCGGAGGCGACGACCACGCTCAGCGCCGGCTTGAACCACATGTCCGAGGGACGGGTCAGGCGCAACGGGCCGACCAGGGGAAGTCTGCGGACGGAGGAGGGCTGCCGGGTACGAATGGTTGAATCGCTCACCCAAACACTTTAGCAGATATTACACTCGTAAAACACTTCTCTTGCCACGCGGCGCACTGGCCCCGCCCCCCGGCCGGCCATAGCGTGCGAGAAGACGGACCTCTACGCGTCCACGCAGTGACAGAGGGAACAGAGGAAACGCAATGAAGCTCACCGAACCGGTGTCCGGTGGCCCCTGCTGGGTCGAGCTCAGCACGCCCGACATCGCGGCAGCCAAGGCGTTCTACGCGGCGCTCTTCGGCTGGCGGTCCGAGACCGACCCGCGCGAGGAGGCCGGCGGCTACACGCTGGCGCACCTCGGTGATGAGCGCGTCGCCGCACTCAGCCCTGTCTATCAGCCGGGCCAGCCGCCGGCCTGGACGGTCTCGTTCGCCACCGAGGACACGGACGCCACGGTCGACAAGGTGACGGCGACAGGCGGCTCGCAGCTGGTCGGCCCGATGGACGTCTTCGACCAGGGGAGGTTCGCGGTGGTCGCGGACCCCACCGGCGCGGTGTTCTCGCTGTGGCAGGGCCGCGCCTTCGCGGGCGCCGACCTGCTGAACGAGCCGGGCGCGCTCGGCTGGGTCGAACTCGTCACCCGAGAGGCCGATGCCGCCCTCTCCTTCTACCCGGCGGTCTTCGGCTGGACGGTCACCGCGTCGGAGACATACCCGCAGTGGGGCGTGGACGGCGCCGATTTCGGCGGCATGCTGGTGATGGACGACAAGTTCCCGCCCGAGGCACCGCCGAATTGGCTGCCCTACTTCGCGGTGACCGACGTCGACGCGACCGCGGCCACCGCACAGGGCGCGGGCGGCCAGCTGATGATGCCGCCGGCGAGCGTCCCGGGCGGACCACGGATCGCGGTGGTGCGTGACCCGCAGGGCGCGGTCTTCGGCATCTACCTGGCGGGCGAGGAAGGCTAAGGGTTGTCCCGTAATCCCTGGTGGATCAGCGCGCGGCATCCCTGGTGGATCGGCGCGCGGCGTCGGATGCGGTGCATCGCAAGGCGAAGGGGCGTCCCCATACCGGATGTATTCGGGCGTTCCGACAACGCGGCGAGGTGCCGTAGCTGTCGTCGCGCGCCCGCCGGGGATTACGGGACAGCCCTTAGGGCCTCTCGTTCGGATCACGGCCGGGGCCGGGGCCGTCACCCGGATCTGTGTCCGGTCGCCGACGGCACTGTCCATGCCGGGGGCCGCTGCTGGAGTCGCCCGCCACGGAGCGCCGGGCGACACTGATCGCGACGCCCACGGACCGGCGCACCCACCGGTTCGACATCCGTCCGCACGGCGCCGGCCAAACGGTCCTCCTGGAGTTCAGCTGATGTACGAGAGCGATGCAGGCCTGCTCGCCCCCGGGCGGGCCGGCTCCCCCGCCGAGGCCACCACCGGCGACAGCGCCTTCCTTCAGGCGATGCTCGACGCCGAGGCCGCACTGACCCGCGCCCAGTCCGCCTGCGGACTCGCCCCCGCCGAAGCAGGGCGTGCGGTGACGGAGACGGCGGACGCCGGACGCTTCGACGTACGCGATCTGGCGCTGCGGGCCCGCTCCGGCGGCAACCCGGTCATCCCCCTCGTCGTGGACCTCATGGCGGCGGTTCCCGAGGACGCCCGGCCGTATGTGCACCGGGGTGCGACCAGCCAGGACATCCTCGACACGGCCGCGATGCTGGTCGCCTCGCGGACGCTGGCAACGGTTCTCGACGATCTGGAACGCGCGGCGGGCGAGGTGGCACGGCACGCGACCACGCACCGTGACACACAGATGGCGGGGCGCACACTCACCCAGCACGCCGTGCCGACCACGTTCGGGCTGAAGGCTGCGGGATGGCGTGCGCTGATCCTCGACGCCAGGGACCGGCTGACTGCGGTACGGGCCTCGCTGCCCGCCCAACTGGGTGGCGCGGCAGGCACATTGGCGGCCTTCTCCGCCTTCTCCGCCCCCGCACAAGAGGACACCGAAGAGCAGGAGGAGACCGACGGGCAGGAGGAGACCGACGGGCACGAGGAGGTCGACCTGCTTGCTCTGGTCGCCGCCTACGCACGCGAACTCGGGCTGGCGGAACCGGTGTTGCCCTGGCACACCCTGCGTACCCCGATCGCCGATCTCGCCGGTGCGCTCGCCTTCACCGCGGGCGCTCTCGGCAAGATGGCCGCCGATGTGCTCACGCTCTCCCGCACCGAGATCGGCGAGGTCGAGGAGGAAGAGGGTGGCGATTCGTCGGCGTTGCCGCACAAGGCGAATCCGGTGCACGCCACGCTGATCGCGGCGGCCGCCCGCCGCGCCCCGGGCCTGGCGGCCACCCTGTACGGCTCGCTGGCCGCCGAGGACGAGCGGCCCGCCGGGGCGTGGCACGCAGAGTGGGAGCCGCTGCGCGATCTGCTGCGGCTCGTCGGCGGCGCGGCGCGCGACGGCGCCGCGCTCGCGGCCGGACTGCGGGTCGTCCCGTACGCCATGCGGGAGAACCTACAGCTCACCGACGGTCTGATCGTCTCGGAGCGACTGGCTGCCGTGTTCGCCGACCGGATCGGGCGGGCGCGGGCCAGGGAGGTGCTCGCAGCCGCGGCGGAGCGTGCTCACTCCGAGACGACGGACCTCGCCGATGTGCTCTTCGACGTCCTGCGCGAGGAACCCGAGCTCGCCGGGCTCGATCTGGCGGAACTGACCGACCCCACCCGGTACACCGGGTCCGCGGGCCCTCTCACCGACCGGGCACTGGAACGCCGATGACTCCTTCCCCCGCGCCTCGGTGACGGCAGACCGGCCCGGGCCATCATCACGCGGTCACCGCTGAGGGCCGTCGGGGCGGGCACCCCGACCGGCGACGACCCTCGCCCCGTCGCCCCGGATCCGGGCATGGATGTGCATGTCGTGCCAGCCGTCGGCGTGCAGATGGCCCCGCCGCCGGGTGCCCTCCAGCGCGAAACCCGACTTGGTCGCGACGCGGCAGGACGCCTCGTTCATGACCGAGTGGGCGAGTTCCAGACGCTCGAAGCCGACCTCGTCGAAGGCCCAGCGCGCCACGGCGGCCACGGACCTTGGTGCGACGCCCTGCCCGCGGGCGGCGGGCAGGGTCCAGTAGGCGCATTCGGCCTGTCCGATGCCCAGCATCAGCGAGCGGAGCGAGATCCGTCCGAGCAGTTCCTCGGCTCCGTCCGGCGCGCCGTCCTTCGGGCGGACGACCGCCCAGTGGACACCGGTCTCGGCGTGCCAGGCGTCCTGCCACTGTTCGATCCAGTCACGGGCCTCGTCCCCGGAGTCGGCCCGCCGCAGGTGCCAGCGTTGGATCGCCGGGTCCGAGAAGGCGGCGAGAACGGCGGGGGCGTCGGTGCGCTCCCACGGTCGCAGGAGCAGATCGCCGGCGACCGGCAGGGCGGGCTGCGCACCTTCCGCGAGACGGCCGGAAGGGATGTGGGGCGGCACCAGGTAGGGCATGTCCGTCATCGTCCCACCGAGGGGCGCCCGTCCCGGGCAGCGGCCGTGCGGCCGTCCCGGGGACAAGCCTCCGCCCGCGCCCCCGTACACGCGTGTAAGCGTGTAAGGGGCGCGGGCGGTGCGTGCCGTGCGGAAGGGGCCGGTCAGCCGAGGCCGCGGGCGTCCTGCTTGAGGGCGGTGTCCACGGTCAGTGCCGTTGCCACGACGAGGCTCAGCAGCGGCTCGGGCAGCTGGTAGTGGATCTGCAGCACGTAGTTGTCCGCCGTCGTGAACAGCGTCTTCGCGAGGCCTTCCCAGGTCTTGGTGATCCGGGCGATCTCCGCGTCGTTGTGGTCGACGATCGCGAAGTTCCAGGCGCGCCAGTTCTCCGCCTTGATGGCACCGATCTTCTGACCGTCGACCATGATGGCGAAGTTGATCTTGCCGATGGCGTTCTGCTGGACGATCTCGCCGACGGGGCTGCCGTCCGGGCGCTGCACGACGACCCTGGACTTGATGAACTTCGCCGGGCGGGTCAGGAGCAGCTGCGGCTGACCGTACGCGTCACGGATCTCGAGCTTGTGGGTGAGGTACTGGTCGATGCTGGAGACGAACCGCAGCACCTTGCGCAGCGCGCTCTGGCCGACCTGGATGACCGAGCCGATCGTGTTGCCGTGCTGGTCGAAGACGCTGTACTCGTTCGTCACCTCGATCAGCTTGGCCTTCTGGTTCACGACCAGGACCTGCTGGTTGAAGAGAGAGGCGCCGCCGGGGACACCACCCTGCTGAGGCTGCGCCACCTGCTGAGGGGCGAACTGCTGCGGCGCGGCCTGCGGCTGAGCGGGGGCCTGCTGATACTGGGGGGCTGCCTGCTGCTGGGGAACCTGCCCCTGGGCCGGCGCCTGAGGCTGCTGTCCGCCGGCCGGGTTGGTGTGCTCGGTCCACTGGGAGCCGTCCCAGTAGCGCAGCAGCTGGGGCGCGCCATGAGGGTCCGGATACCAGCCCGCAGATACGTTCGAGTGCGTTGTCACCGGGGCACACTATCCCGCCGGTCCGACAGCGGAAGTCTCAACTGCCGCATCCACAGCCTCCCCACACTTCTTGAAATTTCACACACCGCTAGGATGTCGGTGATGACCAGGCTCGGCGAACGGCCCTACGCACGGCGCGGTGACGTCCGTGTGTCCGCCGTGCTCGGCTGGGTGTTCGCCCTGCTCGCCGTGGTCTCGTGCTGTTCGCTCGCCGAGACCGGCGCGGCCGCGCACCACGTCATGACCGCGACGATGACCGCGACTGCGACTCCCACCCCGGTCACGGCTCCCGGCGCGACTCCCCCGGCGACCGCGCCCATCGTCGTCGTGGCCGAGGCTCCGGGCGGCCGGGGCGCCGGCAGTTCCTGCCACGGCGCCGCCGAGCATGCGACACCCGTCGTCCTGTCCCCCCAGGCCGCCCCCGTCGCACTCCCCACCTCGACGGTCGCCGCACCGGAAGGCCGGCTCACGGGTGCCGCCGGTGTCCGCGGCCCCTCCAACGATGCCGGTGGCGCCGTCGACCGCCTCCGCCTCCAGGTTCAACGGACCTAGAAGCAGGCCCGGTTCTTCCGCCTGCCCACTTTCCGTACATCGTGTTGAACCCGAGGACTCCCCATGGCTTCCGCCAAGAAGCAGCACAGCCCTGCCGCCGCGCGCCGCGCCAAGCTGGAGGAGGCCCGCCGCAAGGAGCGGGCCCGCGAGCGCCGTAGCCGCATCATCACCATCGCCGCATCCATTGCCGTCGTCGCCGGACTCGTCGCGGGCGGCGGCTATCTGATGTCCGCCGCCGACGAGCAGGACCAGGCCGAGGCGCAGGCCAAGTCCTCCCCCGTCCGGGGCGAACGGAGCTGGGACAAGCTCACCCAGAACCATGTCCAGAAGAAGGTCGACTACCCGATGAACCCGCCGGTCGGCGGCGACCACAACCCGGTGTGGATGAACTGCGACGCCGACGTCTACACCGCGCCGGTCCCGAACGAGAACGCCGTCCACTCGCTGGAGCACGGCGCCGTCTGGGTCACGTACAACGAGAAGGCGAAGCCCGCCGACATCGAGAAGTTCGCCGACCGCGTCGCCAGGACGCCGTACTCCCTCATGAGCCCGGTGAAGGACCAGGACGCCCCGCTGATCCTCAGCGCCTGGGGCAAGCAGGTATCCGTGAAGAGTGCGACCGACGCACGCGTCGCGCAGTTCTTCACCAAGTACGTCCAGGGACCGCAGACTCCGGAGCCGGGCGCCGCGTGCACCGGCGGGATCGCCCGGTGACGTCCTCGGTACGCACTCCGTGGCGGATGGGTGCGGCGGGAGCTGCGGTGCTGCTGCTGGCTCTGGGGCTGGTCGCGCTGATGTTCGTACGTCCGACCTCGTCGTCCACCCCGCAGGAGGCGGACCGGGCGGCCGTGCCCGCGGACGCCTCGGTCGATGTGGGGTTCGCGCGTGACATGTCGATCCACCATCAGCAGGCGGTCGAGATGTCGTTCATCGTCCGTGACCGGACGGCCGACGAGGACGTGCGGCGGCTCGCGTACGACATCATCAACACCCAGGCCAATCAGCGCGGCATGATGCTCGGCTGGCT is drawn from Streptomyces sp. NBC_01717 and contains these coding sequences:
- a CDS encoding VOC family protein codes for the protein MKLTEPVSGGPCWVELSTPDIAAAKAFYAALFGWRSETDPREEAGGYTLAHLGDERVAALSPVYQPGQPPAWTVSFATEDTDATVDKVTATGGSQLVGPMDVFDQGRFAVVADPTGAVFSLWQGRAFAGADLLNEPGALGWVELVTREADAALSFYPAVFGWTVTASETYPQWGVDGADFGGMLVMDDKFPPEAPPNWLPYFAVTDVDATAATAQGAGGQLMMPPASVPGGPRIAVVRDPQGAVFGIYLAGEEG
- the pcaB gene encoding 3-carboxy-cis,cis-muconate cycloisomerase, whose protein sequence is MYESDAGLLAPGRAGSPAEATTGDSAFLQAMLDAEAALTRAQSACGLAPAEAGRAVTETADAGRFDVRDLALRARSGGNPVIPLVVDLMAAVPEDARPYVHRGATSQDILDTAAMLVASRTLATVLDDLERAAGEVARHATTHRDTQMAGRTLTQHAVPTTFGLKAAGWRALILDARDRLTAVRASLPAQLGGAAGTLAAFSAFSAPAQEDTEEQEETDGQEETDGHEEVDLLALVAAYARELGLAEPVLPWHTLRTPIADLAGALAFTAGALGKMAADVLTLSRTEIGEVEEEEGGDSSALPHKANPVHATLIAAAARRAPGLAATLYGSLAAEDERPAGAWHAEWEPLRDLLRLVGGAARDGAALAAGLRVVPYAMRENLQLTDGLIVSERLAAVFADRIGRARAREVLAAAAERAHSETTDLADVLFDVLREEPELAGLDLAELTDPTRYTGSAGPLTDRALERR
- a CDS encoding GNAT family N-acetyltransferase, whose protein sequence is MPYLVPPHIPSGRLAEGAQPALPVAGDLLLRPWERTDAPAVLAAFSDPAIQRWHLRRADSGDEARDWIEQWQDAWHAETGVHWAVVRPKDGAPDGAEELLGRISLRSLMLGIGQAECAYWTLPAARGQGVAPRSVAAVARWAFDEVGFERLELAHSVMNEASCRVATKSGFALEGTRRRGHLHADGWHDMHIHARIRGDGARVVAGRGARPDGPQR
- a CDS encoding phospholipid scramblase-related protein; its protein translation is MTTHSNVSAGWYPDPHGAPQLLRYWDGSQWTEHTNPAGGQQPQAPAQGQVPQQQAAPQYQQAPAQPQAAPQQFAPQQVAQPQQGGVPGGASLFNQQVLVVNQKAKLIEVTNEYSVFDQHGNTIGSVIQVGQSALRKVLRFVSSIDQYLTHKLEIRDAYGQPQLLLTRPAKFIKSRVVVQRPDGSPVGEIVQQNAIGKINFAIMVDGQKIGAIKAENWRAWNFAIVDHNDAEIARITKTWEGLAKTLFTTADNYVLQIHYQLPEPLLSLVVATALTVDTALKQDARGLG
- a CDS encoding DUF3105 domain-containing protein; translated protein: MASAKKQHSPAAARRAKLEEARRKERARERRSRIITIAASIAVVAGLVAGGGYLMSAADEQDQAEAQAKSSPVRGERSWDKLTQNHVQKKVDYPMNPPVGGDHNPVWMNCDADVYTAPVPNENAVHSLEHGAVWVTYNEKAKPADIEKFADRVARTPYSLMSPVKDQDAPLILSAWGKQVSVKSATDARVAQFFTKYVQGPQTPEPGAACTGGIAR